Genomic DNA from Pseudomonadota bacterium:
GCTCAACGCAGCGCTTCGAAGTCGCTGTCGGTCAACGCCGATTCGCCAGGTGCGGACTCCAGACGACCGCTGCCGCGCAGGCGCTGCCAAGGCTTGTCACGGGGCGCGCCGACTGGAGCGGCGGAG
This window encodes:
- a CDS encoding type II toxin-antitoxin system Phd/YefM family antitoxin, whose product is MTITITEFKAKCLHLIRQVEAQGKPIDIARRGRVVARLVSAAPVGAPRDKPWQRLRGSGRLESAPGESALTDSDFEALR